Genomic DNA from Nitratidesulfovibrio vulgaris str. Hildenborough:
TGCCTTGCCCCCATGCCAGCAACAGGGCGTCGGCAAGCACATCCAGCGTCGTGTCCACATCCCATGGTCCATAGCGACCTTCGCGCCACAGGCGGGCAAGCCCCGTACCTTCAAGGACGAGGCATGGATACAGCCGCAGGCAGTCGGGGCGCAACGAGGCGACCACCTTCATGTCGGCACGGAAGATGTCCGGGGTGACACCGGGCATTCCGGGCAGCAGTTGCAGCCCTAACCCCAATCCGGCGTCGCGCACCCGTCGGGCGGCTGTCAGTGCATCATCGCCATGGCAGCCCCGCCCCGCATGGGCGAGGGCCGTGTCGTCGAATGTCTGCACCCCGAGTTCGATGAGATTCATCCCAAGTCCGGCGAGGGCTTCGGCCTTGCCGGGGGGCAGTGCGTCGGGTCGGGTGGAACAGCGTACGGCGACCACCATACCGCGTTCGCGCCAGCGGGCGGCAAGGGCGAGGCAGGCGTGCTGGTCGTCCTCCGGCAGGGCCGAGAACGTTCCGCCATAGAAGGCTATCTCCACGGCGGGGCGATTGTGTCGGGCCCTTTCTTCAAGGATGGCATCAACCCGGCGCAGGACGTCCGCCACAGGTTCGACGGATTGCCCGGTCTGGGCGTCCTGTGCGCAGAAGACGCAACGTTGCGGGCATCCGGCGAAGGGCAGGAAGACAGGAAGGATGCGGTGGCGCGGTGTTTGTGGTTCCGGATGGGGAAAAATCATGGTTGGGGGATTGCC
This window encodes:
- a CDS encoding radical SAM protein encodes the protein MIFPHPEPQTPRHRILPVFLPFAGCPQRCVFCAQDAQTGQSVEPVADVLRRVDAILEERARHNRPAVEIAFYGGTFSALPEDDQHACLALAARWRERGMVVAVRCSTRPDALPPGKAEALAGLGMNLIELGVQTFDDTALAHAGRGCHGDDALTAARRVRDAGLGLGLQLLPGMPGVTPDIFRADMKVVASLRPDCLRLYPCLVLEGTGLARLWREGRYGPWDVDTTLDVLADALLLAWGQGIRVIRLGLAQDEGLRAALLAGPWHPALGQMAKAEALLRHIASQVAYFTARHGHTPHRLHAPARWRGLLYGQHNRLASRYAALGLTEVVWDDTEDYTLT